In a single window of the Streptomyces sp. NBC_00094 genome:
- a CDS encoding DUF4193 domain-containing protein → MATDYDTPRKTDDDVDSDSLEELKARRNDKSTSTVDVDEFEAAEGLELPGADLSNEELAVRVLPKQADEFTCMSCFLVHHRSQLAREKNGQPICRDCD, encoded by the coding sequence ATGGCAACGGATTACGACACCCCACGCAAGACCGACGACGACGTCGACTCGGACAGCCTTGAAGAACTGAAGGCCCGCCGGAACGACAAGTCGACCTCGACCGTCGATGTCGACGAGTTCGAGGCCGCCGAAGGCCTGGAGCTTCCCGGCGCGGACCTCTCGAACGAAGAGCTGGCCGTCCGGGTCCTGCCCAAGCAGGCCGATGAATTCACGTGCATGAGCTGCTTCCTCGTGCACCACCGCAGCCAGCTGGCGCGAGAGAAGAACGGCCAGCCGATCTGCCGCGACTGCGACTGA
- a CDS encoding DUF3093 domain-containing protein: protein MQPSAPSPAPSSEPAPSASVAPRFDERLTAPRSWWAIAGLLGISGGLVMFPLGTVPMLGGLIVAAVLAGAAVSSYGSARIRVVAGSLVAGDARIPVSALGAAEVLDAEEARAWRTHKADPRAFMLMRSYVPGAVRVEVTDPADPTPYVYLSSRAPEALVEALESVRAEA, encoded by the coding sequence ATGCAGCCTTCCGCACCGTCCCCCGCCCCTTCCTCCGAGCCCGCGCCCTCGGCGTCGGTCGCGCCGCGCTTCGACGAGCGACTGACGGCGCCCCGGTCGTGGTGGGCCATCGCGGGCCTGCTCGGCATCTCCGGCGGGCTGGTCATGTTCCCGCTGGGGACGGTCCCGATGCTGGGCGGTCTGATCGTGGCGGCGGTGCTCGCAGGAGCGGCCGTGTCCTCGTACGGCTCCGCCCGGATCCGGGTGGTGGCCGGTTCGCTGGTGGCGGGCGACGCGCGGATCCCGGTCTCGGCGCTGGGCGCGGCCGAGGTGCTGGACGCGGAGGAGGCGCGCGCCTGGCGCACGCACAAGGCCGACCCGCGCGCCTTCATGCTGATGCGGAGCTACGTTCCGGGGGCGGTACGGGTCGAGGTCACCGACCCGGCCGACCCGACGCCGTACGTGTACCTGTCCAGCCGCGCGCCGGAGGCCCTGGTGGAGGCCCTGGAATCCGTACGCGCGGAAGCCTGA
- a CDS encoding PaaI family thioesterase: MTATSAALTPPADAIPPVRHPDAPAPGELLGSHYEHCFGCGGGQPHGLHLEARAGEGVTVTAEFTVTGDHQGAPGLAHGGVLATALDETLGSLNWLLRVIAVTGRLETDFVRPVPVGTVLHLEAAVTAVHGRKIFSTGVGRIGGPEGPVAVRADALFIEVKVDHFIDNGRPEDIQAAMSDPDQVRRARAFEVNP, encoded by the coding sequence GTGACTGCAACATCTGCCGCCCTCACCCCGCCGGCCGACGCCATACCGCCGGTACGCCACCCCGACGCGCCGGCCCCCGGCGAGCTGCTCGGTTCGCACTACGAGCACTGTTTCGGGTGCGGCGGCGGACAGCCCCACGGCCTGCACCTGGAGGCGCGGGCGGGCGAGGGCGTGACCGTCACCGCCGAGTTCACCGTGACCGGCGACCACCAGGGCGCCCCCGGCCTCGCGCACGGCGGCGTCCTCGCCACCGCGCTGGACGAGACCCTCGGCTCCCTGAACTGGCTGCTGCGGGTCATCGCCGTGACCGGCCGGCTGGAGACCGACTTCGTCCGGCCCGTACCGGTCGGTACCGTGCTCCACCTGGAGGCCGCGGTCACCGCCGTACACGGCCGCAAGATCTTCTCGACCGGTGTCGGCCGGATCGGCGGGCCCGAGGGCCCCGTCGCCGTCCGTGCCGACGCCCTCTTCATCGAGGTCAAGGTCGACCACTTCATCGACAACGGCCGCCCGGAGGACATCCAGGCCGCCATGTCCGACCCCGACCAGGTCCGGCGCGCCCGCGCCTTCGAGGTGAACCCCTGA